In Nocardia sp. NBC_01327, the genomic stretch GGCGAGGGGATGCAGCGCTGGCCCGCCTTCGCCGAACGTGCGGGCCTGGAGGGTTTTCGCGGCGTCTGCGCACTGCCTTTGCGATTGCGCAACGACCGGCTCGGCGCGCTGAATCTATTCACGGCTCGCGCCGGGGTGCTCGGGCCGGACGATGTGCGGATCGGCCAGACCCTCGCGGATTTCGCCACCATCGGCATTCTGCATGCCCGAATACTCGCCGACTCGATGGTGGTGAACGACCAACTCGGTATCGCCCTGAACAGCCGGGTGGTCATCGAACAGGCGAAGGGCATGCTCGCCGAACGCGCGCAACTCGATATGGATTCCGCGTTTCAGCTGCTGCGCAAGTACGCCCGCGATACCAATAGGCGGATGGCCGACGTCTCGCGCGGGCTGGTGGAACGCGCGGATGAACTCGAAGTCATTCTCAATCACCGGCTCCGGAAGTGACTTTCGGCCACAGCCGAGGGCTCGCTGAGAATGCCCCGGATCGAGGCGGGCGCGCGTAGAGTCTGTAGAGCACGTCTGACTACTCCGGACCTCGGTGGTCGACTTGCGTATGGCATGGCTATCTATTGGCACCGGCCGACGCGAAGTGGAGCACCGAATGAATGTCCGTCCTCTCGAACCGATTCCGGCCCGCAGAGAACCCCAGCCCCGTCGCACTGCGTGAACGGGGTGCGATCGTGACTGTCTCTCGGACATCGTATTTCGATCCCGTCGACCTTGCCGGGCTCCCGGAGGGCGCCGAATTCGCCGACGCCGGTGACCGCCTGGTGCGGCACCTCTTCGACGTCGGATTGCAATTGCATGCCCTCCGTACGGTTTTCGAGAAGTGCGGCGACGGTGCTATCGACCGGCGTGCCGCGCGGGACGCAGTCACCGACATGCTGGACGGTCTGGATTTGCTTATTCGCGACAGCAATCTGGCGATTCTCGCCGCCGACGGCGGTGCGGAGCGCGAATGATGGGGAGGTATCGCGAATAATGTTTCAGTGCCGGTGTTTACGCAGTGCCGGACCGCGTATCTGCAGTTCGGTCATGACAAAGCGATCGCGGGCCAGTGCCAGCATCGCCCGGCTGGTGTCGTGGATGAGCTGGTCGAGATCCTCGATCACATCCGAGACCGCGACACCGGCGGCGAGCACCTGCGCCTCGGTCGAGTCCCGGCGGTCGAAAATATCGCGTAGCTCGTGTAATTCGATGCCGACATCGAACAGCTGGCGTACCAGTCGTTCGCTGGATCTGGCGAACATCGCTGTCGCCAAGGAAGATTCCGTCGCCGGATTGTTGCCGATGGGTTGCGACGACACCGGCGCTTCCGGGAATGACGCTCCAAGGTCGGACATTTCGACCTCCTGGGTCGATTTCGCGAGATCCCGAGCGACGCTGCGGAACTCGGCGCGAAAGCACCTTCACTGTACGCCTGCTCATGGCCGGGATACC encodes the following:
- a CDS encoding GAF and ANTAR domain-containing protein produces the protein MTGRDSALTAAMIRMVDTLVVDYDPVELTQELVDTSVELLPIDAAGLLLADRNGELQVFASTSEETRLLELLQVESAAGPCLQAYRTGEQVLVEDLGEGMQRWPAFAERAGLEGFRGVCALPLRLRNDRLGALNLFTARAGVLGPDDVRIGQTLADFATIGILHARILADSMVVNDQLGIALNSRVVIEQAKGMLAERAQLDMDSAFQLLRKYARDTNRRMADVSRGLVERADELEVILNHRLRK